A window from Cryobacterium sp. SO1 encodes these proteins:
- a CDS encoding HNH endonuclease signature motif containing protein, with product MSITVEAPTPAPDDDDHSPTPSLDEQVQADLIRYTELIAAQDRLIARAQARRIEHLVDMQDWSEQPQVASRLHGNPENIRLADHNAATMTADQARAAAHNRWDDHDVARRTIVSETACLTRVAERTIDRQLDEARNLCGFAPATFEAFAAGQISYRHATTLLDQLRSLPTDHQAGFEERILPEAKRLPVGRFRDKARRLRERLHPESIVTRTTNALAERHTRWEAAPDGMGWLHWYGTAHDTKAAYTRINTMAAKLKKLGDPSSESAPEAGNSDVHEEQNKRTLDQLRADITRALLLDGITPDGMGAGIRGTVMITVPVLTLLGLDEEPAALEGYGPISPEMARQIAGHAPSFTRLLTHPETGVVLSLGKTQHKNTTAMKKWLRVRDETCRFPGCSRPAVTSDIDHTHDWADGGTTDCDNLAHLCEPHHRLKHLTHWRVTQQPGGILLWTSPGKRSYRTDPANPMGPPRPHAPVVGPKSRKRPPEDSYLMPPRHRSTRTPTPPVPDDPPF from the coding sequence ATGAGCATCACTGTTGAGGCACCAACGCCGGCTCCGGACGATGACGACCACTCTCCGACGCCCAGCCTGGACGAACAGGTCCAGGCCGATCTGATCCGCTACACCGAACTCATCGCGGCCCAGGACCGCCTGATCGCCAGGGCCCAGGCCCGCCGCATCGAACATCTCGTGGACATGCAGGACTGGAGCGAACAGCCCCAGGTCGCGTCCCGGCTGCACGGCAACCCGGAGAACATCCGCCTCGCCGACCACAACGCGGCCACGATGACGGCGGACCAGGCCCGCGCGGCCGCGCACAACCGGTGGGACGACCACGACGTCGCCCGGCGGACCATCGTGAGCGAAACCGCGTGCCTGACCCGGGTGGCCGAACGCACCATCGACCGGCAACTCGACGAGGCCCGGAACCTCTGCGGCTTCGCCCCGGCCACGTTCGAGGCCTTCGCGGCCGGACAGATCAGCTACCGGCACGCCACCACCCTGCTCGACCAACTGCGCTCACTCCCCACGGACCACCAAGCCGGGTTTGAAGAACGGATACTCCCGGAGGCCAAGCGACTCCCGGTGGGCCGGTTCCGCGACAAAGCCCGCCGGCTCCGCGAGCGGCTGCACCCGGAGTCCATCGTGACCCGCACCACCAACGCCCTCGCCGAGAGGCACACCCGGTGGGAGGCAGCCCCGGACGGGATGGGCTGGTTGCACTGGTACGGCACCGCCCACGACACCAAAGCCGCCTACACCCGGATCAACACCATGGCGGCGAAACTGAAAAAACTCGGCGACCCGTCGTCCGAGTCGGCACCGGAAGCAGGCAACTCGGATGTGCATGAGGAACAGAACAAGCGCACCCTCGATCAACTCCGCGCCGACATCACCCGGGCACTCCTGCTGGACGGCATCACCCCCGACGGGATGGGCGCCGGGATCCGCGGCACGGTCATGATCACCGTGCCCGTGCTCACCCTGCTCGGCCTGGACGAGGAACCCGCCGCCCTCGAGGGCTACGGCCCCATCTCCCCCGAGATGGCCCGACAGATCGCCGGACACGCCCCCAGCTTCACCCGACTACTCACCCACCCCGAAACCGGAGTCGTGCTCTCCCTGGGCAAAACCCAACACAAGAACACCACAGCCATGAAGAAGTGGCTGAGGGTGCGCGACGAAACCTGCCGATTCCCCGGCTGCTCCCGGCCCGCGGTCACCAGCGACATCGACCACACCCACGACTGGGCCGACGGCGGCACGACCGACTGCGACAACCTCGCCCATCTCTGCGAACCCCACCACCGACTCAAACACCTCACCCACTGGCGCGTCACTCAACAACCCGGCGGGATCCTGCTCTGGACCTCCCCAGGCAAACGCAGCTACCGCACCGACCCCGCCAACCCCATGGGACCACCCCGGCCACACGCCCCGGTGGTGGGTCCGAAAAGCCGGAAACGACCCCCGGAGGATAGCTACCTGATGCCTCCCCGGCACAGGTCGACGCGGACACCGACACCACCGGTCCCCGACGACCCGCCGTTCTAG